In the Xanthobacteraceae bacterium genome, GTTGGCAATCACGCGCAGCAAGGTCGATTTGCCGACGCCTGACGGACCGACGATGGCGACGAACTCCCCGCGCTGCACGTCGAGGTCGAGGCCGCGCAATACTTCCGTGCGCTCGCCGTTACGCTCGAAGCTCAGCCCGACCTTGCGAAGTTCGACTACCGTTTCCATCGCAGCAACCAGTTCTGAATGGCGACGAAGATCGCATCGATGATGCCGTAGAGCAGCGCCATCGTCGCCATGTAGATCACGACCACATCGGACGCGAGCAGGTTCGATGCCTGCATCATGCGCGAGCCGAGACCGGGCACGCCGAAGATTTCCGCCGCGACCACGGCCATCCACGCCTGCCCCAGCGCAGTGCGCAGCCCCGCGAGGATGCCGGGCGCGGAAGCCGGCAGGATCACCTTGTAGAGTTTCTGGAACCACCAGCGGAAATCGAACGCGTCCGCAAGTTCGAGCAGGTCGCGGTCCACCGCCTGCACCGCGCCGAGCGCTGCGAAATACGAAATCCAGAATACGCCGATTGCAATGATAAACACCGCGCCGGACGGATTCACGCCGAACCACAGGATCGCAAACGGCACCCAGGCCAGCCCCGGTATCGGGCGCAGAATGCGCACTACCCAGCTGAGCGAGTCTTCCAGCGGACGAAAGATGCCGGTGATGACACCGAACGCAACGCCGAGGAAACCGCCAAGCATCAGGCCGATCAGATAGTGCCGCAAACTCAGCAGCACGGATTGGTGCCAGATGCCGGTGCGCACCTCGCGCATGAAGGTTTCCGGCAACACGCTGGGCGGCGGCAGGAAGTCCGCGCGCACGAGACCGAAGTACGGCAGCGCCTCCCAGAAAAGCAGAAAGACCGCCAGACCGAGCGCAGCGAGCGCGAACGAATAGCGGCCTTTCATTTCATAACGCTCTCGGAAAAAATTGGCGGGCGGCTGTTATCGCCCGGCAATCGCTTCCTTGTAAACGTCGAGCGCGAACAGCGGGTCTACCGGATCAGCCTTTTTCAGAACACCGATCTTGACCTGATACTCCTGCAGTTTCGTCGCAGGCGCGGTAATGCGGTTCGGGTCAGCGACGAAACGCGTCTGCGGCGATTTCAGCGACGCCAGCAGAATGTCATCCGGCAGCAGTCCGCGGCCGAACGCTTCGCCGAGATGCTTCACCGACTTTTCCTGATTCTTTTCGATGAATTCGGTCGCGCGCACGGTCAGCCGGATCAGCTTCTTCACGGCTTCCGGATCGCGCTTCGCGAAATCGCCGGTGACGGCAAGCACGACGCCGGGGAAGTTCGGGAAGATTTCCGCACCGTCCGCGACCAGTTTGATCTTCGGATTCTGCTTGCGGATGATCGAGAGCGCAGGCTCGCGGATCGAGCCGGCATCGACGGCACCGGTCAGGATCGCGCGCTGGGTCGCGTCGATGCCGAGTTCGACGATCTCGACGTCTTCCTTGTCGGCCTTGATCACTTCCCACAGCCAGTATTGCAGCGAAGTGTTCGGGCCGGAGCCGAGCGGCTGGGTCGCAAACTTCACCGGTCGGCCATGCTTCTGGCGGAACGCCTTCAGCGCCGCGGCTTTCTCGCTGACCTTTTTACCTTCGAGGAACGGCGCGAGGTCTGCGCTGCCCGCGATGCCAAGCTCCTCGACGACCGTCGCCGCGATCACCCGAATGTCTTGTCCCTTCGCGCGTGCGACGAGCAGCGGCGCGAAGCCCGCGTTGTAGACGTCGATGGTGCCGGACGCGACGGCCTGAATCAGGTTCGGACCGGATTCGAATTTCGTGAACTGGACATTCAGACCCTGCTCTTTGAACCAGCCCTCGCCCTGCGCAACGAAAAGCTGCGCCGCACCCATGACCGGGATGTAGCCGATACGGATGGTGGTGTTTTGCTGGGCCTGCACCGAACCGGCGGCAAGCAGGACTGCCGCGGCAGCGGCAAAGCGGATAGCGCGCAACATCGTTTGAAAACTCCGAAACGCCGGGCTTCAGCCCGGCTATTCACGGACGAATAAAGCGCCGCCAAATCTTTTTCAATATAGGAATGTGATTTATTTTATTTCACATTTATAGAAAGTGATAAAAAGCCAAATAGCCCTTTAATCGTCGAACAGCTTCCGCTTTTCCCCCTCCGCGCTGCGCAGCACGAGCCGCAGTTCGCAGTCGTTGTCCTCGCTGTCGATGCGCGCCTCGATCTCCGACCCGTCCTTGAAGCTGAACAGCACATAGAGCGCGCCTTCCCGTTCGCGCTGGCTATTGGGCTGGCCGTGCTGGGCAATAATGTCCTTCATCACGGCACTGGCGCGATAGCACGCGGCCACGTCGTCCTCTTCCTTCGACTGGTACTTGGCGACGAAGGCGGCGGCGATGAGCTTCTCTTCCGCGCTGAAATAGTAGGTCACGAAATGACTACGACCGCCGATCTTCAGGTCGGGATCGTGATGCGTGATCGTCTTCAGCCGAACCGTCTTGTCTTCGCTCTGCCAGTAGCTTTCGCCGGCTGCCGGACCAAGCTTGGCCTTCACCGCTTCAAGCGGCGTACCGAATGGAATTTTGTAGAAGCCTTCGAGCTTCTCGCGCGGCGTCTGCGCGCCGGCAAAAGAAGTGAATGCAAGAATGAGGATGGCGGCCAAGCGAAGCATGTCCGCTCCTATACGCGGAAATTACGACTCGATTCGGGTGACGCTAATTCTGGTCCCGCTGCGCACCGGCTTCAATGCCTTCACATCACTAAGCGCCCTCGCCCAGATGTTGCAGGGAGAAGCCAGCCGGGTTTCGTCCCCTTTCGAGATCGGTGTGCGCCCAAAACCGATGGCGATGGCATTGCCGTCAGGCCAGTAGGCGATTTCGCCGGGTATCACCACGGCTTTTGCATCCGGCTAGCGTTCCGCATCCACCGGAATGTCGAAATAGACTTCCTCGCCCCAGGTTTGCGCGCGGCCTTCGATTGGCAGCACTGCCGCGATCTGTTTCGCGGTAGGCGTGTCGAGCAACTCGGCATCGAGCGTAATGCCCCCGAAATCGAAACGAATGCGCACGTCTTTCCTCTCCTTGCCTTCGGCAGCCTTGACCCGGCCCGGCATCGAACCGGAGGATGGCTGCAGGGGTCAATAGGCAACCGCGCGCGAAACGGGACAAGCGATGCAAAATCTGCAATCGGCGCTAGGCATTGCGGCCCTCATCGGCTTTGCGTGGGCGATCAGCGAGAAGCGCTCCGCCATATGCTGGAAGCCGGTTGCGGCTGGTCTCGTCTTCACATTGCTTCTCGCCGTGCTGTTCCTGAAGGCTCCTCCGGTTACGGCCGCCTTCGCCGCGATGAACGGCGTGGTCGATGCAATTGCCGCCGCGACACGCGCGGGAACCTCGTTCGTGTTCGGCTATCTCGGCGGCGGGCCGCTACCTTTTGAATTGAAATCGCCGGGCGCTGAGTTTGTCCTGGCCTTCAACGCGCTACCGCTCGTGCTTCTGATGAGCGTGTTGACCACGCTCTTGTTTTATTGGGGCGTCCTGCCGCCGGTCATTCGCGGCTTTTCATTCCTGCTGAATCGCACGCTCGGTGTCGGCGGTGCGGTCGGCCTTTCGGCGGCGGCGAATATCTTCGTCGGCCATGTCGAGGCGCCGTTATTCATCCGCCCCTATCTGGCGAAACTTTCGCGCAGCGAACTATTCGTGGTGATGACTTGCGGCATGGCGGGGATCGCGGGGACCGTGCTGGTGCTGTATGCGCAATTTCTCCGCGACCGCGTACCGGATGCCGCAGGCCATCTCATCATCGCATCCGTGCTGAGCGCGCCGATTGCGATTCTTGTCGCCCGTATCATGGTGCCGGACGACGCCGACGCAAAGACAGGCGAACTGGAAATCGCCGAACCGGTTGCCGATAGCACGATGGATGCGATCACGAAGGGAACGGCCGCGGGACTTTCGCTGCTTCTCAACATGATGGCGATGCTGATCGTGTTCGTCGCGCTCGTGCATCTCGTGAACGGAATGCTTTCGTTGCTGCCGCAAATCGGCGGCGAAGCGATTACGTTGCAACGCTTGCTCGGTTACGTCATGGCGCCGGTATGCTGGCTGATCGGGATTCCCTGGCCGCAGGCGCCGACCGCCGGCGCACTCATGGGCATCAAGACCGTCCTCAACGAATTGATCGCCTACCTGCAGATGTCGCAGCTTCCTGCCGACGCGCTCGATCCGCGTTCGCGCCTGATCATGCTCTACGCGCTCTGCGGCTTTGCGAATTTCGGCAGCGTCGGCATCATGATCGGTGGCCTCACCGTTATGGTGCCGGAACGCCGCGCCGATATTCTCTCGCTCGCGATGAAAACCGTTGTCTCCGGCACCATCGCGACACTGATAATGGGCGCGATCGTCGGCCTGCTCAGTTGAGAAGGTATTCCCCATTCACCGCGCGAAACTCCGACGGCTTGATCAGCCGCGCGTGGGCGACCGTGACCGAGTAGAGCGGCCCCGTGAGCTCGCGCGTCCAGAAATCGAGAAAGCGCGAGAGCGTCGGGAATTTCGGGAACAGGTCGTATTCCTGCCAGACGAAGGTTTGCAGGAGCTTCGGGTGGTCCGGCAGCCGATAGAGGATCTGGGCCGTGGTCAGGCCGTAGCCGTCGAGCTGCCGCTTAAAGTCTTCCGAGACTCGATTCATCGAACATCCTTAATGCTGAAGGACGCCTAATGTTTCCGCCTGCCCGGACCGATTTCAAGCCTGAAAAGTGAATTTTCTGTTTAGAATCAAAGCACTAGCAGCCAAGTGCGCTGGCGGCTAACAACCGCCTTGCAACCCTGCCGAGCCCTGGCACTCGCCCGGCCCCAGTGCCAAAAAATTTGACTTCCCCTCTTGAAGGGCCGAAAACCCGCATCCATCTGGCTTTCGAACGCGGCTGGAACCCCGGCGCGTTCGTCCAATTCGCTAGCAAAATCAAGGTCTTGGAGGACTGCTTATGAAATTCCGTCCGCTGCATGACCGTGTCGTCGTCCGCCGCATCGAGGCTGACGAGCGCACGAAGTCGGGCATCATCATCCCGGATACCGCGAAGGAAAAGCCGGCCGAAGGCGAAGTGATCGCTGTCGGCCAGGGCGGCCGCGACGAAGCCGGCAAGCTCATCCCGATCGATCTCAAGGTCGGCGACCACATCCTGTTCGGAAAGTGGTCGGGCACCGAAGTGAAGATCGACGGTGAAGACCTCATCATCATGAAAGAATCCGACATCCTCGGCGTGCTCGAAGGCGCCGCCACGAAGAAGAAGGCCGCGTAAGCGTGCCTCGTCGAGATCAGGAGTAGAAAACAATGGCTGCTAAAGAAGTAAAATTCTCCGTTGACGCGCGCGACCGCATGCTGCGCGGCGTCGACATCCTCGCCAACGCCGTGAAGGTCACGCTCGGTCCGAAAGGCCGCAACGTCGTGATCGACAAGTCCTTCGGCGCTCCGCGCATCACGAAGGATGGCGTCACCGTCGCGAAGGAAATCGAACTGGAAGACAAGTTCGAGAACATGGGCGCGCAGATGGTGCGCGAAGTGGCGTCGAAGACCAACGACCTCGCCGGTGACGGCACCACGACTGCCACCGTCCTCGCCCAGGCCATCGTGAAGGAAGGCGCGAAGTCCGTTGCCGCCGGCATGAACCCGATGGACCTCAAGCGCGGCATCGACCTCGCGGTCGAGACCATCGTCGAAGACCTCAAGAAGAACTCGAAGAAGATCACCTCGAACGACGAAGTCGCGCAGGTCGGCACGATCTCCGCGAACGGCGATCAGGAAATCGGCAAGTTCCTCGCCGACGCCATGAAGAAGGTCGGCAACGAGGGCGTCATCACGGTTGAAGAAGCCAAGTCGCTCGAAACCGAACTCGATGTCGTAGAAGGCATGCAGTTCGACCGCGGCTACATCTCGCCCTACTTCGTCACCAACGCCGACAAGATGCGCGTCGAGATGGACGATCCGTACATCCTCATCAACGAGAAGAAGCTCTCCTCGCTGAACGAAATGCTTCCCGTGCTGGAAGCGGTCGTGCAGTCGGGCAAGCCGCTCCTCATCATCGCGGAAGAAGTCGAAGGCGAAGCGCTCGCGACCCTCGTCGTGAACAAGCTCCGCGGCGGCCTCAAGGTTGCGGCCGTGAAGGCTCCGGGCTTCGGCGATCGCCGCAAGGCCATGTTGCAGGACATCGCGATCCTGACCGGCGGCACCGCGATCTCGGAAGACCTCGGCATCAAGCTTGAGAACGTCCAGCTCAACATGCTGGGCCGCGCCAAGAAGGTGATGATCGACAAGGAAAACACCACCATCGTCAACGGTGCCGGCAAGAAGGCCGACATCGAAGCGCGCGTCTCCCAGATCAAGGCGCAGATCGAGGAAACCACCTCGGACTACGACAAGGAGAAGCTGCAGGAGCGTCTCGCGAAGCTCGCGGGCGGTGTTGCGGTGATCCGCGTCGGCGGTGCGACCGAAGTCGAAGTGAAGGAAAAGAAAGATCGCGTGGACGATGCGATGCATGCGACCCGCGCGGCCGTGGAAGAAGGCGTGCTGCCGGGTGGCGGCGTTGCCCTCCTCCGCTCCGTCAAGGCGCTCTCGCGCGTGAAGCCGGAGAACGACGACCAGCGCACCGGCGTCGAGATCGTCAAGAAGGCGATCCAGGCTCCGGCCCGCCAGATCGCCCTCAACGCAGGCGAAGACGGCTCGGTCATCGTCGGCAAGATCCTCGAGAAGGATCAGTACTCGTTCGGCTTCGATGCGCAGTCGGGCCAGTACGTCGATATGTTCAAGAAGGGCATCATCGACCCGACCAAGGTCGTGCGCACCGCGCTGCAGGACGCCGCTTCGGTCGCTTCGCTACTGATCACCACGGAAGCGATGGTCGCCGAACTGCCGAAGAAGGGTGGCGGCGCTGCCCCGGCAATGCCGGGCGGCGGCATGGGCGGAATGGATTTCTAAGTCCTACTCTATATCCAGTTGGAAAGGCGGGTCTCTTGCGGCCCGCCTTTTTCATAACCAACTGCCTTACGTGCGAAAGAAACTTTACCTAACGCCGGATTTTAGTTCGGGTTAGTGAAATATGAGATTCCAGTCATTGGGGTCATGATGCAAAGCATCAAGTTTAGCATAACCATCTTAAGGTGGTTGCGTATAAAAGTTCGGATAAAGCGTTCCTAGATAAGAAGCCCGTTCTTTCGAACGGGCTTTTTCTTTACGCAGGCTTGCCGTTCCTCAGCAGCTTCAGCACCTTGTAAACGTATTCGTTCGCGGGCGCCGGCACGCCGAGTTTTTTGCCGAGTTCGACCACCTTGCCTTGCAGCCAGTCGAGTTCGAGGCGATTGCCACGCTCCAGGTCTTCCAGCATGGACGCCTTGATATGCGGCCCGATGCTGCTGGCAAAAGCCATGCGCTTGTCCACCTCGCCCTCGATCGCAACGCCGGATTTGATACCGACGGCTTCCGTCTCGCGCATCAAGCTCTCAAGCAGCGCGCGCGTATCCGGATCGGCAAGAATCGGCCCCATCGTGCTGCGCGTGCTCGCGGTCGCTCCCGAAATGCCGACGAGAAAGACGAACTTCTGCCAGAGGCTTCTACGAATATCAGTGGAGAATTCCGCATCAATCTTGGCGCGGCGCATTTCATCGACCAGCGATTTAAGCCGCGCGTCGTCGCGCCCATCGAGAAAACCGCAGGAAAATTTTGCAAACGTGCTTTTGTGCGAGACCACGCCCGGCCCGGAAATGACCGCGGAGATCTGGGTCGGCGCGCCGCAGACGACATCGCCGAGGATCGGTGTCAGCCGGTCTACCGAGTCGATGCCGTTCAGCATCGAAAGCACCCGCATATCCTTGTTCACGAAAGGCTTCGACAGTTCGCCTGCCTTTTCGGTATCCCAGAGCTTCACTGCGAACAGCACGACATCAACCGCGCCGACCCTCTTCGGATCATCCGTCACATTCGCGGGCTTGATGAGCATGTTGCCGAGCGGGCTTTCGACCTTGAGGCCATCCCGCGCAATGGCATCTCCGTGCGCGCCGCGCGCAATGAAATGAACTTCGTGCCCTGCTTCCGCGAGTCGCCCCCCGAAATAAGCACCCAGGGCACCCGTCGCCATTACCGCTATGCGCATCGCAATCTCCAAAAAAATCGCGCGGCGTTATGCCACGAAAAAGGGCGCGGCCGAAACCGCGCCCTGTTCGTATCAGCTTTGCAAAATCAGACTGTGAACTTGCCTGCCTTCGCGTCGGCGTAGCGCTGGTTGATGACGTCCCAGTTCACGACATTCCACCACGACTTGAGGTAATCGGGGCGCCGATTCTGGTAGCGCAGATAATAAGCGTGCTCCCAGACGTCGTTGCCGAAGATCGGCATGCGCCCGTACATCAGCGGCGAGTCCTGGTTCGGCTGCGACTCGAGCGAGAGCTTGCCTTCCTTGTTCGAGGTGACGAACACCCAGCCCGAACCGAACACTCCAGCGCCGCGCGCGTTGAAAGTTTCCTGCAACTTCGCGAAATCGCCGAACGAAGCCTTGATCGCCGCCGCGATCTCGCCGGTCGGTTCGCCGCCAGCGCCGCCCATGACTTGCCAGAACATCGAGTGGTTAGCGTGACCGCCGCCGGAATTGCGCACCAGCGGACGGATGCCTTCCGGCAGGTTCGCGAGCTTCGCCAGCATTTCCTGAATCGGCATCTCGAACGCCTTGGCATTCGCCTTCGCACCGTTATTCAGATTGTTGATGAAAGCCTGATGATGGCGGGTGTGGTGAATTTCCATCGTCATCTTGTCAATGGCCGCTTCGTTCTTGTCGGCCGCATAAGGCAACGGCGGCAGCTTGAACGGTCCTTCTTCCTGCGCGAATACTTCCGTTGTGCGAAGCGTTGCATAGGCACTCACCGCAGCCGCGCCGGCAATGAGGGCGCGGCGGTTGACTGAAAGCATCGAAACCTCCCAAAAGTGATTCTTGGCCGCGCCGCGGCACATTGCTGCTATACCCGTACAGTGTTGCGGGAACACGGCAGATGAGTGGATGGTTTCACCGCTCGCAGATTTTGTGAAGGGCATCCGGAACGATGGCCACCTCGCTTTTCACCATCGGTTATGAACAGACGCCGCTGGCCGACGTCCTCGACGCGCTGAAACGCGCGAAAGTGAAGATTCTGGTCGATACCCGCGCCGTTGCTGCGTCGCGGCGGCCCGGCTTTTCCAAGAAAGCGCTTTCCGCGGCACTGGACGAAGCCGGCATTGCATATCTGCACTTTCAGAAACTTGGCACGCCTGCCTCGGGGCGCGAAGCTGCCCGCGCCGGGAACTACAGCAAGCTGTGGAAGATTTACGGCAAGCACATCAAGACCAAGTCGGCGCAGGAAGAACTGGCCGAACTGAACAAACTGGTCGAAGACGGGAAAAAGGTCTGCCTGCTCTGCTACGAGCGAAAACCGGAAGAATGTCACCGCAGCAAGATTGCGGAACTGGTGGCAGAGGAAACCGGCGCGAAGATCGTCGACCTGTTTCCGGGACACTTCATCTGATGGCAAAGCAGGGCAGTATTTATACTGGCATCGGCGGCTGGACCTACGAGCCGTGGCGCGGCGTGTTCTACCCGAAGGGTTTGCCGCACGCGAAGGAACTCGAATATGCCAGCCGCGCGCTGACTTCGATCGAGGTAAACGGCACCTTCTACCGCACGCAGAACGCAAAGACGTTCAAAAAGTGGGCGAGCGAAGTTCCGGACGGTTTCGTGTTCGCGCTGAAGGGCGTGCGCTACGCAGTGAACCGCCGCGTGCTCGCCGAAGCAGGCGACTCCATCAAGCGCTTCATGGACAGCGGCGTGACGGAGCTTGGAGACAAGCTCGGCCCCCTGCTCTGGCAATTCGCGCCGACCAAGAAATTCGATGAGGCGGATTTCGGGAAGTTTCTCGAACAGCTGCCGCAGAAATTCGACGGCCGCAAAATCCGGCATGTCGTGGAGCCGAGAAACGAAAGCTTCTCGACGCCTGCGTTCATCAAGCTGGCGCGGAGTTTCGGCGTTTCAGTCTGCTACACCGACCACATCGACTATGTGAACATCGCCGACATCACCGGCGATTTCGTCTATGCGCGCCTCCAGCGCGGCAAGGACAAAGTGAAAACCGGATACCCGCCGAAAGAAATCGAAGGCTGGGCAAAACACGCGAAGGCGTGGGCGTCAGGCAAGGACATCGCCGCATTGCCCCATGCGGACAAGACCAAGCCGGCCGCGAAGCCGCGCGATGTATTTGTCTACTTCATCCATGAAGGCAAGGTGCGCGCGCCGGCCGCGGCGATGGAATTGATCAAGCGGCTTAAATAGCAAGCCGCCTCTGCGAAAGCATCGCGGGTTTAATCCAGCGTCCTTCTGAACCGCGTCACGGCAATCGTCATCGCCACCAGCATCAGCACGAACAGGGCGGCCATGTCGTATTGCAATTCAGAGAAGCCGGAGCCTTTCAGCATGATCGCGCGCACGATCCGCAGGTAATGGGTGAGCGGCAGGCATTCCCCCATCCACTGCGCCCATATCGGCATGCCCGCAAACGGAAACATGAAGCCCGAAAGCAGGATGTTCGGCAGGAAGAACATGAACGTCATCTGGATTGCCTGTAGCTGGTTCTGCGCAATCGTAGAGAACGTGTAGCCGATGGAGAGATTGGTCGCGATGAACAGCGTGGACAGCAACGCGAGCAGCAACAGGCTGCCGTGGATCGGTACGCCAAACAGGAACACGCCGAAGCCTATGATCAGCGTCGCCTGCGTGAAACCGACCATGATGTAGGGAATGATCTTCCCGATCATGATTTCCAGCGGCGTGATCGGCATGGAGAGCAAGCTCTCCATCGTGCCGCGCTCGACCTCGCGCGTCACCGAAAGCGCCGTGAAAATCAGCATGGTCATGGTGAGGATGGTGCCGACCAGTCCCGGCACGATGTTCAGCGAACTTACCGCCGCCGGATTATAGCGCGCGTGGCTCCTGATTTCGAACAGCGGCTGCGAAACGTCCGGCAACATGCGCTCGTTGCGGAGCGCAAGCTCCACGATGCGGTTCAGGCTGCCGAGTGCGGTGCCGCTCGCGACCGGATCGGTGGCATCGGCGGCGACCAGCAACGCCGGCTTGTCGCCACGCCGGAGCGCACGCTCGAACCCGGCAGGAATTTCGATGGCAAATAGCACCTTGCCCGACGCCAGCACCTTGTCGAATTCTTCCGCCGAACTCAGCCGGTGCGTGATCTTGAAATAGGTGGTGCGCTCGATCGCGGCGAGGATGCTGCGGCCGACATCGCTGGTTTCCTGCAACAGCACCGCAGTCGGCAGGTTGCGCGGCGTCGTGTTGATCGCAAACCCGAACAGGATGAGCTGCATGATCGGGATCATAACGATCATCGCGAACGAAACGCGGTCGCGGCGAAGCTGGATGAATTCTTTCACCAGCATCGCGCGGGCGCGCTGCCAGAAGCCGGGGGCGCGGATGGTTTCGATCCAGCTCACTGGAAATTATCCTTCGAGCGGTTCATCAGTTCGATGAATACGTCTTCCAGCGACGGCTCGGAGCGCGACCAGACGTATTTTTTGTCGGCGCGATACGGCTTGATCGCGGCTTCCAGTTTTTCCTCGTCGCGGCCTGAGACATGCAGGCTGGTGCCGAACGGCGCCACCATGTCGATGCCGGGCTTGCCGTCGAGCTGATGCAGCAATGGCTGCAAATCCTCGCCGCTGACATTGTAGGTGGCGAGCTTCGACTGGTCGATCACCTGCTCGACCGTGCCGTGGGTCAGCAGTTCGCCATAGGCGATGTATGCGATTTCATGACAGCGCTCGGCTTCGTCCATGTAATGCGTGGAGACCAGCACGGTCAGCCCCTCACCTGCGAGCGCGTGAATCTCGTTCCAGAATTCTCGCCGCGCCTTCGGATCGACGCCTGCGGTCGGTTCGTCGAGCAGCAGGAGTTGCGGGTTGGGAAGCGTACAGGCGCCGAGCGCGAGCCGTTGTTTCCAGCCGCCGGAAAGCTGCGCGGCAAGCTGTTCCTCGCGGCCATGCAAGCCGAGCCGCTCGATCATCACGCGCGCTGCCTGCACCGGCTCGTCGATGCCGAAAATGCGCGCAACGAATTCGAGGTTCTCGCGCACCGAAAGATCCTGATAGAGCGAGAACTTTTGCGTCATGTAGCCGACGTGGCGCTTGATCTGTTCGGCCTGCGTGCGGATGTCATAACCGAGACAGGTACCCTCGCCGCTATCCGGCGTGAGCAGCCCGCACAACATGCGGATCGTCGTGGTCTTGCCGGAACCGTTCGGGCCGAGGAAGCCGTAGATCGTGCCGCGCTTCACCTGCATCGAGAGGTCGTGCACCACGACCCGGCCGTCGAACGATTTGGTCAGGCCGCGAACGTCGATGGCGATGTCGTCGGGGGATTTCATTTCTGTTCGTGCGGCGTGACTTTCACGCTCACCGGCTGGCCGACGCGCAGCGCCCCGGGGTTTTCCGGCAGTGCCTCGACCAGAAACACCAGTTTGTTACGCTCCTGATCGCTATAAATCACCGGCGGCGTATACTCGGCCT is a window encoding:
- a CDS encoding DUF72 domain-containing protein — its product is MAKQGSIYTGIGGWTYEPWRGVFYPKGLPHAKELEYASRALTSIEVNGTFYRTQNAKTFKKWASEVPDGFVFALKGVRYAVNRRVLAEAGDSIKRFMDSGVTELGDKLGPLLWQFAPTKKFDEADFGKFLEQLPQKFDGRKIRHVVEPRNESFSTPAFIKLARSFGVSVCYTDHIDYVNIADITGDFVYARLQRGKDKVKTGYPPKEIEGWAKHAKAWASGKDIAALPHADKTKPAAKPRDVFVYFIHEGKVRAPAAAMELIKRLK
- a CDS encoding ABC transporter permease, with the translated sequence MLVKEFIQLRRDRVSFAMIVMIPIMQLILFGFAINTTPRNLPTAVLLQETSDVGRSILAAIERTTYFKITHRLSSAEEFDKVLASGKVLFAIEIPAGFERALRRGDKPALLVAADATDPVASGTALGSLNRIVELALRNERMLPDVSQPLFEIRSHARYNPAAVSSLNIVPGLVGTILTMTMLIFTALSVTREVERGTMESLLSMPITPLEIMIGKIIPYIMVGFTQATLIIGFGVFLFGVPIHGSLLLLALLSTLFIATNLSIGYTFSTIAQNQLQAIQMTFMFFLPNILLSGFMFPFAGMPIWAQWMGECLPLTHYLRIVRAIMLKGSGFSELQYDMAALFVLMLVAMTIAVTRFRRTLD
- a CDS encoding ABC transporter ATP-binding protein gives rise to the protein MKSPDDIAIDVRGLTKSFDGRVVVHDLSMQVKRGTIYGFLGPNGSGKTTTIRMLCGLLTPDSGEGTCLGYDIRTQAEQIKRHVGYMTQKFSLYQDLSVRENLEFVARIFGIDEPVQAARVMIERLGLHGREEQLAAQLSGGWKQRLALGACTLPNPQLLLLDEPTAGVDPKARREFWNEIHALAGEGLTVLVSTHYMDEAERCHEIAYIAYGELLTHGTVEQVIDQSKLATYNVSGEDLQPLLHQLDGKPGIDMVAPFGTSLHVSGRDEEKLEAAIKPYRADKKYVWSRSEPSLEDVFIELMNRSKDNFQ